The Aspergillus oryzae RIB40 DNA, chromosome 5 genome segment ctttctctctttctctctcaccctttctcttcgtccgAGTCGTCTCCTGACTTCGGTAACGCTTCTCAATCACACGCCTTTAAGCTTGAAGGATGGAAGCGGTTTGCTATCCATTCTAATTGCTTGGCGTCTCTCatattcttctccctttcctcaaTATACCTTGACGTCAGCTAGCTAGCGTTCGCTCTGGCCTGTCTCGGTTGTCTTTTTATCGCTTTTACCCTGATTTTTTTCCCCTTATCCGTCTGCCTCCGGAAAGGCAATCATCCAACCACTAAGAGACGTACTTGGATTGACATTTGCAAGTTTGGCGTATCGGTTTGACGGCGTTCACCTCGTGATATCTATCCAATTTGAGGGCTTATTCCTCTAGGTGTTTTTGTGAAGTCTATCGGGAAATTTGTTGTTTTTTGAGTTTACTTGATGCTCTAATTGTTAATGTCATAGAACCTATCATCATCGGTCTTGAAGATTGAACCATGGGATTGAATTGGGCTATCGTTTGGGGGGGTTTTGTAGTATGGTGTTAGACTGGATATATAGCGATActacgtatgtatgtatatatgtatatattctgtGAATATAGACGGATTCTGATTATGTTACTTGGCTGTGATTCATTTTGATGTTGGGTAGGTATGTTTCACTTACAGTTTGTCTCCCAAAAAAACACCTCTTGCAACTTCATCAAACTGGTAACCTGGGTGCCTTTCCTCAAGGCCCTTCGGTTACCTTCCATCACTTGGACCTCTCAACGCCATAGGTCTAGTATATAGATTGCGCTAAATGTGAGTAGATTAGGTGTCAAAGACCGTAAGTAAAGTATATATCAACTAGGAAAAAAGCACAGCCAATCGTATACACAATGCTATCTAGAACCCAGACTCACTACCCTGGGTGGGAACATCAAACAAACGCCATACAGGAAAGGTACAGGCCTAACGCCCTGGATGCAAACACTCCAATCCCACAATCATAAACCCTGGAGTTGGAGACAATATTGTACATAAGATCTTGAGAGGTATCTGCAGAACGGAGAAGAAATATTATAAAGTGGATGAAAGAATGGGGCGCATGACTACACCCTTGTTGATCCCCAAATTTGGCTGATTAGGCTGAATCGTCCAGCACAACGATGCCATTCGCTTTGTCCAGCCTGTTTTCATTCCTGCGGTAGTCTCGTCCCTTCTTGCTGATCTCCCGTAGTCGCCGGATGTATACGTTGTTTGCGACATCTTGTTCATCCTCTCCTCGGCCTGTGAGAGCCTTCTCCCGACGTTTCTGACATGCTGCATACAAGGCGTGtgctttttcccctttcaatTCGCTTAGTTCGTACTCGACATTCCATTCGTCGTATGTTTTCAAGTCGTTGGGCCGGTCAACGATTCTACCGTTGACAAAGTTCTTGGTCACAAGAGTCATTGCAAGTAACTCGCGGCCATTGTTAGGAGCTTTCTCCGCGACTTCATTTTCAACCTCCGAAATGAAAGCCTCGTCAAGTGGCGCTGATGAGTCATATTCCGCTTCATAATCGTCGGGGCCAACTTCTGATGATCTcgtctcttcatcaactgaCCTTTCTTGCTTATCAGAACTGCTTGATGgctgaagctcttctttACCATCCGTGGATGGTacgtcttcttcctcggaggGAGCTAGATTCAAGACCCGTCGCTGATACGCATCAATTTCAGCCTGATTCCTGGTCTGGATAGAGTGGATCTCATCATCAGTGACGGGTTCGGCAAAGATGTACATGAACGGAGTTTGGGCGTCTCGGGTCTCAAAGTGAAGACGAATGGACCTTTCGGGGAACTTCGCCGTGACCTTGTCTAGAATTTTGTTCCACAATGCGAGACTCAGACGGAACTCTGTGTCACCCAATGCCGTGTCATACTGGCCATGTAGTGTTTGGTCCATTTCCGGTAAGCTGACGTACTGGAATCCAAAGATACGCTCAATGTTGTGAAAGGCAACGAAGATACCATCCATACGGCCAATTCGCACCTGAAGAGAGTATTTTAGAAAAGCCGCTCGGATCATGTCGTAAAACTCGCGTTCGTAGGATTCAAATGCGCCGTAGCGGTTTTGAATTTCATAACCGAGACCACGTTCGAAGTTACGGGCGTCCATCCGAATGGAGACTACAGCCCTCGTTTTGAGATCGAACATGCCAGTTCCAGGAAGCCTGGGGTCATACGCATCCAACTGAGATCTCATGAGGAAATCACCA includes the following:
- a CDS encoding Pet127 family protein (predicted protein) — translated: MSAMKTRRALAKEKQKTKASKDHSEQKEQLAAATQEDPTSRIKSSLQSIVSHLDSTKATSVREQESPKNLSFVMSSIYAKESGKVESKDLQLNPLDVETAPVPRLSFGLERVLFNPGVYHLRDPRSRVYNFDPYLGQIMPVTEFDFDALKDYITSSKDHTLRDIAVKEKKKYIGSSSSMTSVLSHFHYLLSAWRGVDIRTLSQGFPDKLRSFTRLLRAPSAMFLRYQDGVYAIDADKEFESANILMNLGKSMEKLLTLPKDDFERYRRSSENKISAEEEQAIPESYHYSTLGDFLMRSQLDAYDPRLPGTGMFDLKTRAVVSIRMDARNFERGLGYEIQNRYGAFESYEREFYDMIRAAFLKYSLQVRIGRMDGIFVAFHNIERIFGFQYVSLPEMDQTLHGQYDTALGDTEFRLSLALWNKILDKVTAKFPERSIRLHFETRDAQTPFMYIFAEPVTDDEIHSIQTRNQAEIDAYQRRVLNLAPSEEEDVPSTDGKEELQPSSSSDKQERSVDEETRSSEVGPDDYEAEYDSSAPLDEAFISEVENEVAEKAPNNGRELLAMTLVTKNFVNGRIVDRPNDLKTYDEWNVEYELSELKGEKAHALYAACQKRREKALTGRGEDEQDVANNVYIRRLREISKKGRDYRRNENRLDKANGIVVLDDSA